Proteins from one Colias croceus chromosome 22, ilColCroc2.1 genomic window:
- the LOC123702041 gene encoding protein SREK1IP1-like, which yields MSNYTDLVSKIGKDSSRAACKKCGYAGHLTFQCRNFIKVDPNKEIVLDVSSTSSDSGQEYATPLQTLREAELRQKLEEKFKKAKEKKKSKKRKRSRSSSTSSSSSSSSDSSSSHKKKKKKKKSKKSKKSHKEKKKSKK from the exons atgtcgaATTATACAGATCTAGTGAGTAAAATAGGAAAAGATAGTTCACGGGCTGCATGTAAAAAGTGCGGTTATGCGGGACACCTTACGTTTCAGTGTCgaaactttataaaa gTAGAtccaaataaagaaatagtaCTAGATGTGAGTAGTACTAGTAGTGACAGTGGGCAAGAATATGCAACACCGCTACAGACTTTACGAGAAGCAGAACTGCGGCAGAAGTTAGAAGAGAAGTTCAAGAAGGCGAAAGAAAAGAAGAAAAGTAAGAAGAGAAAGAGATCAAG atcCTCCAGTACATCATCaagttcatcatcatcatcagatAGCAGTAGTTCAcataaaaagaagaaaaagaaaaagaaatccAAAAAGTCAAAGAAGTCACACAAAGAGaagaaaaaaagtaaaaaatag
- the LOC123702040 gene encoding uncharacterized protein LOC123702040, producing MLSSTTNKISVKNKTKYKCPEEESPKNIGPYEVPTQRDLVLLTKNILLKLYYSYNQQSLQLLKDIKEATKAALSLKNKCNFNKQLYTQCVKDVSKQCERYTKDTLMNLEAQKHDVVMLTEDRICSLSDMKSDPLQLIKLISEEKSSLHFTLPGFLILLHSCNMHCSRYRILVHMRGSLRHMTDQDLVISHLLTKKSYIQLINDSKHKV from the exons ATGCTATCCTcaacaacaaacaaaatctcagtgaaaaataaaacgaaatacAAATGTCCTGAAGAAGAATCGCCCAAAAACATTGGTCCTTACGAAGTTCCAACGCAACGAGACTTGGTCTTGTTAAccaaaaatattctattaaaattatattacagtTATAATCAGCAGTCGTTGCAACTTCTTAAAGATATTAAAGAg GCAACCAAAGCGGCATTGTCCCTCAAGAATAAATGCAACTTCAACAAACAATTGTACACGCAATGCGTAAAAGACGTTAGTAAACAATGTGAAAGGTACACCAAGGACACTTTGATGAATTTAGAAGCTCAGAAACATGACGTCGTGATGCTTACTGAG gaTAGAATCTGCAGTTTATCAGATATGAAAAGTGATCCTTTacagttaataaaattgatttcgGAGGAAAAATCATCATTACACTTTACATTGCCtggctttttaattttactgcACAGTTGTAACATGCATTGTTCAAGGT ATCGAATACTCGTTCATATGAGAGGAAGCCTAAGACACATGACGGACCAAGATCTTGTTATAAGCCATTTGCTGACGAAAAAGAGTTATATTCAACTCATAAATGATTCAAAGCACAAAGTCTAG
- the LOC123701881 gene encoding coiled-coil domain-containing protein 103 produces the protein MDKPLNKEDIAAMESQLRQSMDEDRKYWRVNDVKCDAIHTAKSYEEFADRVAAAHLRPLDKNDFKNKSTRGWNQFSTNKKDDEE, from the exons ATGGATAAACCCCTCAACAAAGAGGATATAGCTGCAATGGAAAGCCAGCTCCGCCAAAGCATGGACGAAGATCGGAAGTATTGGCGCGTCAACGATGTTAAATGTGACGCCATACATACTGCGAAGAGCTATGAGGAGTTTGC AGATAGAGTCGCAGCTGCCCACTTGCGTCCTTTagataaaaatgattttaaaaataaatcaactaGAGGATGGAATCAATTCTCCACTAACAAAAAAGATGACGAAgaataa
- the LOC123701856 gene encoding protein FAM183A-like, producing MGDKGKCTFGTRMPIDIHMLNEIIYREVKNFRNYKIYRPNFGSIPVATKFYAAHDQLKAESKEQTEKVDNYHHNVAQTRSMGPHSKYPSPATENQVYGWYFKPLLPMDRNDRRFYNPKKESTHTKIEIIILMSNPKSKP from the exons ATGGGTGACAAAGGGAAATGTACGTTCGGCACGAGAATGCCTATTGACATCCACATGCTCAATGAAATCATATACCGAGAAGTGAAAAATTTTaggaattataaaatttacagaCCGAATTTTGGGT CAATACCCGTGGCTACAAAGTTCTACGCAGCCCATGATCAGCTGAAGGCGGAATCAAAGGAACAAACGGAAAAAGTTGACAATTATCATCACAATGTAGCTCAGACGCGATCTATGGGACCACATAGCAAGTATCCATCGCCTGCTACTGAGAACCAAGT aTATGGTTGGTACTTCAAGCCCTTACTACCTATGGACAGAAACGACCGCCGATTCTACAACCCCAAGAAAGAGAGCACTCACaccaaaattgaaataattattctcaTGTCTAACCCTAAAAGTAAACCATAA